One window of the Etheostoma spectabile isolate EspeVRDwgs_2016 chromosome 16, UIUC_Espe_1.0, whole genome shotgun sequence genome contains the following:
- the LOC116704627 gene encoding ubiquitin-conjugating enzyme E2 D4 isoform X2: MALKRIQKELHDLQRDPPAQCSAGPVGEDLFHWQATIMGPGDSPYQGGVFFLTIHFPTDYPFKPPKVAFTTKIYHPNINSNGSICLDILRSQWSPALTVSKAYLPLPLPVNADTEVIAPGD; encoded by the exons GAGCTGCATGACCTGCAGAGAGACCCACCAGCACAGTGCTCTGCTGGCCCTGTGGGAGAAGACT TGTTTCATTGGCAAGCAACCATAATGGGTCCG GGTGACAGTCCTTACCAAGGAGGAGTTTTCTTTCTCACAATCCACTTCCCCACCGACTACCCATTTAAGCCACCGAAG gtaGCATTCACAACTAAGATTTATCACCCGAATATAAACAGCAATGGGAGTATCTGTTTAGACATTCTACGGTCACAGTGGTCTCCAGCACTAACAGTGTCTAAAG caTACCTTCCCCTCCCACTCCCAGTCAATGCTGACACAGAAGTCATTGCTCCTGGTGACTAA
- the LOC116704616 gene encoding transcription factor A, mitochondrial: MAPFSLMTASASWLAKSFSVLSCTSTLARCTSVPPPAYINSVKWLSSQATGPPKRPLNGYMRYVLQQQPVMTRHNPEIKSVDIIRKIAQQWRTLSPEQKQPFQEASLRAREQFKVDLQRYQAQLTPAQVQQQALEKRQRKAKRKAIRKKRELTNLGKPKRPRSPFNIFMSEHFEEARGTTTQAKMKSLMEDWRKLFSHQKQVYTQLAEDDKIRYKNEMKSWEDHMMEIGREDLIREQTLSTKKKPAAKTVAAKKVVKKVKAKAVKKATATGKSKTTGKATKSSSVKTVRTTKKT; this comes from the exons ATGGCTCCGTTCAGCTTAATGACAGCAAGTGCTAGCTGGTTGGCTAAGTCCTTCAGTGTTCTCTCCTGCACAAGCACTCTGGCAAG GTGCACCAGTGTCCCCCCACCTGCATACATCAACTCAGTAAAATGGCTGTCCTCTCAGGCTACCGGGCCCCCAAAGAGACCTCTAAACGGATACATGAGATATGttctgcagcagcagccagtCATGACCAGACACAACCCAG AAATCAAATCAGTGGATATCATCAGGAAAATCGCCCAGCAGTGGAGAACTTTGAGCCCTGAACAGAAACAG CCTTTTCAGGAAGCTTCTCTACGGGCCAGGGAGCAGTTTAAGGTGGACCTCCAGCGTTACCAGGCCCAGCTGACCCCAGCACAGGTCCAGCAACAAGCCCTGGAGAAGAGGCAGAGGAAGGCCAAGAGGAAGGCCATCCGCAAAAAGAGG GAGTTGACCAACCTGGGGAAGCCCAAGCGTCCTCGCTCGCCGTTCAACATATTCATGTCGGAGCACTTTGAGGAGGCCAGAGGAACCACCACACAG GCAAAGATGAAGTCGCTGATGGAGGACTGGAGGAAACTGTTCAGTCATCAGAAGCAG GTCTACACCCAGCTGGCCGAGGACGACAAAATTCGCTATAAGAACGAGATGAAGTCGTGGGAAGACCACATGATGGAGATTGGACGAGAAGACCTGATCCGAGAGCAGACCCTGTCTACCAAGAAAAAACCTGCAGCCAAAACTGTAGCGGCCAAGAAAGTAGTGAAGAAGGTTAAAGCTAAAGCAGTGAAGAAGGCCACTGCCACAGGGAAGTCAAAAACAACTGGGAAGGCAACAAAAAGTAGCTCTGTGAAAACGGTCAGGACTACCAAGAAGACATAA
- the LOC116704627 gene encoding ubiquitin-conjugating enzyme E2 D4 isoform X1: MALKRIQKELHDLQRDPPAQCSAGPVGEDLFHWQATIMGPGDSPYQGGVFFLTIHFPTDYPFKPPKVAFTTKIYHPNINSNGSICLDILRSQWSPALTVSKVLLSICSLLCDPNPDDPLVPDIAHMYKNDKDKYNKLAKDWTQKYAM, encoded by the exons GAGCTGCATGACCTGCAGAGAGACCCACCAGCACAGTGCTCTGCTGGCCCTGTGGGAGAAGACT TGTTTCATTGGCAAGCAACCATAATGGGTCCG GGTGACAGTCCTTACCAAGGAGGAGTTTTCTTTCTCACAATCCACTTCCCCACCGACTACCCATTTAAGCCACCGAAG gtaGCATTCACAACTAAGATTTATCACCCGAATATAAACAGCAATGGGAGTATCTGTTTAGACATTCTACGGTCACAGTGGTCTCCAGCACTAACAGTGTCTAAAG TTTTATTGTCCATATGTTCATTGCTTTGTGATCCAAACCCAGACGACCCCTTAGTTCCAGACATAGCACACATGTACaagaacgacaaagacaa ATACAACAAATTAGCAAAAGATTGGACCCAAAAGTATGCCATGTGA
- the LOC116704633 gene encoding DNA-directed RNA polymerase III subunit RPC4, translated as MTDSGDTASVPGSSSLSSGTGLSLTAGRGLTGRVRSVSSPTAPGRLTSLRTRDMTLGGVFKKSKKTFEPNVHAVRKSKEELKDEIRVTPKKERRERDERRRENRGRRRERHQTIQSHSIFEQGPADTVRKTGLRGAIDLHDSTTSPVCKLVKKEKKDSEDDEDEILGKLQRDDFIDDPGLRNDDKLKPIQLPLCQSSSFNKSRTLTTHPENPPLFKPPSCRAQSRAGHSRTELPKSEPPSLVELLQDISLSGREELFFMQLPDSMPGRASGQKVDPPQGSTAEKSAKKEGKAEDKRPSHLAQEAAVKEGCPVLSQLPEGFLGKLQIRKSGKVELKLGHVVMDVSEGAAFSFLQQLVSVRLSDGRSGDMMVLGNVHHKLVLSPDFQALLRQAATQQGQGP; from the exons atgacCGACTCTGGGGATACAGCAAGTGTCCCCGGCTCCTCCAGCCTCAGCAGCGGGACCGGGCTGAGTTTAACCGCGGGCAGAGGACTCACAGGGCGGGTCAGGAGTGTGTCCTCCCCTACTGCACCTGGAAGGCTGACGTCCCTCAGAACCAGGGACATGACACTGGGGGGAGTCTTCAAAAAATCAAAG AAAACTTTTGAGCCAAATGTCCACGCTGTGAGGAAAAGCAAAGAAGA GTTAAAGGATGAGATCCGTGTGACTccaaaaaaggagagaagagagagggatgagaggAGGCGAGAGaacagagggaggaggagagagaggcatCAGACTATCCAGTCTCACTCCATCTTTGAGCAGGGTCCTGCCGACACCGTACGCAAAACAG GCTTGCGTGGTGCTATAGATCTGCATGACTCCACTACCTCTCCTGTGTGTAAactggtgaaaaaagaaaagaaagactcGGAGGACGATGAAGATGAGATACTCGGTAAACTACAGAGGGATGAT TTCATAGATGATCCCGGTCTGAGGAATGATGACAAGCTGAAACCCATCCAGCTGCCTCTGTGTCAGTCCAGTAGCTTCAATAAGAGTCGGACACtgacaacacacc CAGAGAACCCTCCTCTGTTCAAACCTCCGTCCTGTAGGGCTCAGAGCAGAGCAGGCCACAGCAGAACAGAGCTGCCCAAATCAGAGCCGCCATCTTTGGTAGAACTGCTGCAGGATATCAGCCTGTCGGGCAGAGAGGAGCTCTTCTTCATGCAGTTACCTGACAGTATGCCAGGCCGAGCGTCTGGACAGAAGGTCGACCCCCCTCAAGGATCTACAGCAGAGAAATCTGCCAAGAAGGAAGGCAAGGCTGAAGACAAGAGGCCTTCCCATCTAGCACAA GAGGCTGCGGTGAAGGAGGGCTGCCCGGTGCTTTCCCAACTCCCAGAAGGATTTTTGGGTAAACTGCAGATCAGGAAGTCAGGAAAAGTGGAGCTGAAGCTGGGTCACGTTGTCATGGACGTCTCTGAGGGCGCTGCCTTCTCCTTCCTGCAG CAACTGGTGTCGGTGCGTCTGTCCGATGGCCGAAGTGGAGACATGATGGTGTTAGGGAACGTCCACCACAAACTGGTCTTATCTCCTGACTTCCAGGCTTTACTGAGACAAGCTGCCACGCAGCAGGGACAAGGACCCTGA